CTTAGAGACGAAGTCGATGGTCTTGCCAGCCTCACGAGTCTCGAGGGTCTCGCCGCAGCACCAGATGACCTTGAGACCGTTCTCAGTGGCGtacttggtcttggaggagatggtctcGTCAGACTCGCCGAGAATCTCACGACGCTCAGAGTGGCCGAGGATGACCcagttgatgttgctgtccTTGAGCTGGGAGACGGAGATCTCGCCGGTGAAGGCACCGTTGggcttgttgaagacgttCTGGGCGGCGACCTCGATGTCCTTGCGGAGGGTCTCGCGGACAAGAGGGAGGTAGATGGCGGGAGGAGAGACAACAACCTCTGAGAGCCTGTTAGTTGATGTCGCTCTAGCAAAAGGAGGGAGGGGTTCTGTTGAGAGACTGGGATGATGCGCGGGGCATGGGGACAGTAGAACGACGTACCAGCGTTCTTGTCGAGATCAGCGTTGTTGAGGTTATCGACAATCTCCTTGATGGACGACTTGGAGCCGTTCCTATAAAGAATCAAGGTAAGATTCTGGGTAACTCTAAGAAATATCTGCGGCCTTTTTGCTTCatggagggggaggggcagCAAGAAAATCGATCGagctgagaagagcagagcGGAAGCAGATTGCTATGGCGGGGTAGAAACTTACATCTTGAAGTTGCCGCCGACGAAGAACTtgcgagccatgatgatggtatTAATGTGGAATGATgttttggaggagatggaacTAGGTGAGCAAAAATTGAGGCAGATGAAGTAGAATGAAAGTGGTGTTTTGAGTTGAGTTGGGGAAAGCTAGTAGGTATCTTATGTAAATAGTCCCTCAGTAATGGATATTCGTTAGTAGCTCATCAGCTAGGTACTAAGCTACCCGCGTCCACGTCTCATGGTGGGT
This region of Fusarium verticillioides 7600 chromosome 3, whole genome shotgun sequence genomic DNA includes:
- a CDS encoding triosephosphate isomerase gives rise to the protein MARKFFVGGNFKMNGSKSSIKEIVDNLNNADLDKNAEVVVSPPAIYLPLVRETLRKDIEVAAQNVFNKPNGAFTGEISVSQLKDSNINWVILGHSERREILGESDETISSKTKYATENGLKVIWCCGETLETREAGKTIDFVSKQLESLKSQISDWSNIVIAYEPIWAIGTGKVATTEQAQEVHKAIRDLLRGISDKVADETRILYGGSVNEKNCGELSKQPDIDGFLVGGASLKPAFVDIINATKQ